The Proteus vulgaris genome has a segment encoding these proteins:
- a CDS encoding Ribulose-5-phosphate 4-epimerase and related epimerases and aldolases, whose amino-acid sequence MNMKPFVISLLLVSFGAQALIINENNPPEYQSFKSNYSDMIELANKSRLPHRIFYTSPSTGRNALWFDAVKHGDLNEVKKMLANGQDIEAKDTGSLDQTALGWAAFIGDEEMVDYLISQGANLWATDKGDVYNVFKSAVLGNNVNVVKKIHALMRSDIELNNQRVESDGETFVMIAASNNRIDTVKYLISKGADVNLVTTTQDTSLFSYNHSALSYACQNNLKDMQILLIKNGAINHRTGTTSCD is encoded by the coding sequence ATGAATATGAAACCGTTTGTTATTTCATTATTATTAGTTTCTTTTGGCGCACAAGCATTGATTATCAATGAAAATAATCCACCAGAATATCAATCTTTTAAATCGAATTATTCTGATATGATTGAATTGGCTAATAAATCACGTTTACCACATCGTATTTTCTATACTTCACCAAGCACAGGTAGAAATGCATTATGGTTTGATGCGGTTAAACATGGTGATTTAAATGAAGTTAAAAAAATGCTTGCTAATGGTCAAGATATTGAAGCCAAAGATACTGGTAGCTTAGACCAAACTGCACTAGGTTGGGCTGCATTTATTGGTGATGAAGAGATGGTTGATTATCTTATTTCTCAAGGTGCTAATTTATGGGCTACAGATAAAGGTGATGTTTATAATGTCTTTAAGTCAGCAGTATTAGGAAATAATGTGAATGTAGTAAAAAAAATTCACGCCCTAATGAGAAGTGATATTGAACTCAATAATCAAAGAGTAGAAAGTGATGGTGAAACTTTTGTTATGATTGCTGCAAGCAATAATCGCATTGATACTGTAAAATATCTTATTTCTAAAGGCGCAGATGTTAATCTTGTTACCACAACACAAGATACATCTCTATTTTCTTATAATCATAGTGCATTAAGCTATGCTTGCCAAAATAATCTTAAAGACATGCAAATACTACTGATTAAAAATGGTGCCATAAATCATAGAACAGGAACTACATCCTGTGACTAA
- a CDS encoding exported amino acid deaminase translates to MTALPDLPELNTSLEKLKAEFPAFKESKLIDQWSGAMAIAPDENPIISEVKEYPGLVINTATGWGMTESPVSAELTADLLLGKKPVLDPKPFSLYRF, encoded by the coding sequence ATGACAGCACTGCCAGATTTACCTGAGCTAAATACTTCATTAGAAAAATTAAAAGCAGAATTTCCTGCCTTTAAAGAATCTAAATTAATTGATCAGTGGAGTGGTGCAATGGCTATCGCACCAGATGAGAATCCAATTATCTCAGAAGTTAAAGAATATCCAGGTTTAGTGATTAATACTGCAACAGGTTGGGGTATGACTGAAAGCCCAGTATCAGCAGAATTAACGGCTGATTTATTACTTGGTAAAAAACCTGTTTTAGATCCAAAACCATTTAGTCTTTATAGATTCTAA
- the atsA gene encoding arylsulfatase produces MILPSVKKSLLAGLIATSCLSIPISANAGGTPEKPNILLIVMDDLGTGQLDFVLDTLNADELAQRPTPARYEGDINKMIEAARISMPNVSEMATNGAKMTNAFVAHPVCGPSRAGIFTGRSPASFGTYSNDDAILGIPQNIKLLPSLFQENGYATASIGKWHNAKVIRKPKINESKQTRDYHDNMISTPEAGYAPHERGFDYDFSYYASGVALWNSPAFWRNGTNVPAPGYTTHLLTDETLKFIDEHKDKPFFINLSYSVPHIPLEQASPAKYMEKFDTGNVEADKYFAALNAADEGIGQIITKLKENGELENTLIFFLSDNGAVNESPMPMNAMDKGFKGQMFNGGVRVPFIAYQPGTIPAGTKSDAMISALDILPTALHTAGISIPNNLNVEGKNIMPLLKGETTKSPHNYLYWAGPGTKHYSEENQEFWHGYHQWITYQRKTPPTNPNLEKLSKGAWAVRDGEWALYFYDDGKNQPQLFNDKDDPAESIDLANQNPQKVAELKNAYYQWIKDKPKPVLWGQDHYQILVDSAKP; encoded by the coding sequence GTGATCTTACCTTCTGTTAAAAAAAGCTTACTCGCAGGGCTGATTGCTACATCATGTTTAAGCATCCCAATATCAGCCAATGCTGGTGGAACACCTGAAAAGCCCAATATTTTACTCATCGTGATGGATGATTTAGGCACAGGACAACTTGATTTCGTACTGGATACCCTAAATGCTGATGAATTAGCGCAACGACCAACACCTGCGCGTTATGAAGGCGATATCAATAAAATGATTGAAGCCGCACGCATTTCGATGCCAAATGTCAGTGAAATGGCAACAAATGGTGCCAAAATGACCAATGCATTTGTTGCCCACCCTGTTTGTGGTCCTTCTCGAGCAGGTATCTTTACGGGGCGGTCCCCTGCAAGCTTTGGCACTTACAGCAATGACGATGCTATTTTAGGTATTCCCCAAAATATCAAACTATTACCTTCACTTTTCCAAGAAAATGGCTATGCCACTGCAAGTATTGGTAAATGGCATAATGCAAAAGTGATCCGCAAACCGAAAATTAATGAAAGTAAGCAAACTCGCGATTATCACGACAATATGATCTCAACGCCAGAAGCGGGTTATGCACCTCATGAACGTGGTTTCGATTATGATTTTAGCTATTACGCATCGGGCGTGGCTTTATGGAATTCGCCAGCATTTTGGCGTAATGGTACTAATGTTCCAGCGCCGGGCTATACCACGCATCTATTAACAGATGAAACACTAAAATTTATTGATGAGCACAAAGATAAACCATTCTTTATTAATCTCTCCTACAGTGTTCCTCATATTCCGTTAGAACAAGCGTCACCAGCTAAATATATGGAGAAATTTGATACAGGTAATGTTGAAGCTGATAAATACTTTGCTGCCTTAAATGCAGCCGATGAAGGTATCGGCCAAATTATTACAAAATTAAAAGAAAACGGTGAGTTAGAAAATACGCTGATCTTTTTCTTATCAGATAATGGAGCTGTTAATGAATCACCAATGCCAATGAATGCAATGGATAAAGGATTCAAAGGACAAATGTTTAATGGTGGCGTTAGAGTACCTTTTATAGCCTATCAACCTGGTACTATTCCTGCGGGTACAAAAAGTGATGCGATGATCTCCGCTCTTGATATTTTACCGACCGCGCTACATACAGCAGGTATTTCTATTCCAAACAATTTAAACGTTGAAGGAAAAAACATCATGCCTTTACTTAAAGGCGAAACAACAAAATCTCCTCACAACTATCTTTATTGGGCAGGCCCAGGCACTAAACATTACAGTGAAGAAAACCAAGAATTTTGGCATGGGTATCACCAATGGATAACCTACCAACGCAAAACACCGCCTACGAATCCTAATTTAGAAAAACTCTCTAAAGGTGCCTGGGCTGTACGTGACGGCGAATGGGCACTCTATTTTTATGATGATGGGAAAAATCAGCCTCAACTTTTTAATGATAAAGATGATCCGGCTGAATCAATCGATCTGGCTAATCAAAATCCACAAAAAGTAGCAGAATTAAAGAATGCTTATTATCAGTGGATAAAAGATAAACCGAAACCCGTTCTTTGGGGACAAGATCACTATCAAATACTAGTGGATTCTGCAAAACCTTAA
- the aslB_1 gene encoding Radical SAM superfamily protein (probable arylsulfatase-activating protein), which yields MALNQPAYFHIMAKPTSYHCNIKCEYCFYLEKENIFQDETKETGHTVMPDGVLRRYIKDYIQSHGGEQVDFSWQGGEPTLAGLAFFEQVVKYQKQFANGKTITNSVQTNAIAINRQWAQFFADNHFLLGVSIDGIEAVHDKYRISVNGSPTFERVKRAIKLLNEYGVEFNTLTVVNDQNWNKGKETYQALKRVRFNLLSVYPHRRSR from the coding sequence ATGGCATTAAATCAACCTGCTTATTTTCATATAATGGCAAAACCTACAAGCTACCACTGTAATATTAAGTGTGAATACTGCTTTTATCTGGAAAAAGAAAATATTTTTCAAGATGAAACTAAAGAAACAGGTCACACCGTGATGCCAGATGGTGTACTACGTCGTTATATTAAAGACTATATTCAGTCACACGGTGGCGAACAGGTTGATTTTTCTTGGCAAGGTGGTGAACCCACACTTGCCGGATTAGCCTTCTTTGAACAAGTCGTCAAATACCAAAAGCAATTTGCTAACGGTAAAACGATCACAAATAGTGTACAAACCAATGCCATTGCCATTAATCGCCAATGGGCGCAATTCTTTGCAGATAACCACTTTTTATTAGGGGTTTCAATTGATGGTATTGAAGCGGTTCACGATAAATATCGTATTTCTGTCAATGGAAGCCCTACTTTTGAAAGAGTAAAGCGTGCAATTAAGCTACTCAATGAATATGGTGTTGAATTCAATACACTTACTGTCGTTAATGATCAAAACTGGAATAAAGGAAAAGAAACCTACCAAGCCTTAAAAAGAGTTAGGTTCAACCTTCTTTCAGTTTATCCCCATCGTCGAAGTCGATAG
- the yajL gene encoding DJ-1/PfpI-family protein, with the protein MKQVAVLLADGFEEGEAVVFIDIMRRLDIHVDVLSCMDTLVLNTYFETKISADYLLTEKLTHSYDAIMMPGGPKGTDRLCANEQVIQFIKRHIAEDKYICALCSSGAKVLAAHHLLEGRNYSTGDKLADKYDDGNYLDQDVVVDGKFISAKGLGVSFEFAFTVAKHLLSDNVQKVDWQANHIYFKHWPLSYLQ; encoded by the coding sequence ATGAAACAGGTTGCCGTTTTATTAGCGGATGGATTTGAAGAAGGTGAAGCCGTTGTTTTTATTGATATCATGCGTCGCCTTGATATCCATGTTGATGTACTTTCTTGTATGGATACCCTAGTATTGAATACCTATTTTGAAACTAAAATCAGTGCTGATTATCTATTAACAGAAAAGCTGACACACAGTTATGACGCCATAATGATGCCGGGTGGCCCTAAAGGTACCGATCGTTTATGCGCTAACGAGCAAGTTATTCAATTTATTAAACGCCATATTGCTGAAGATAAATATATTTGTGCGCTATGCTCTTCTGGAGCAAAAGTATTAGCTGCACATCATCTTCTTGAAGGTCGTAATTACAGTACAGGTGATAAATTGGCAGATAAATATGATGATGGCAATTATCTTGATCAAGATGTCGTTGTCGATGGAAAATTTATCAGTGCAAAAGGGTTAGGTGTTAGCTTTGAATTTGCCTTTACTGTGGCTAAACATTTACTCAGTGATAATGTCCAAAAGGTCGATTGGCAAGCTAATCATATTTATTTCAAACACTGGCCATTAAGCTACCTTCAATAA
- the gatY gene encoding tagatose-bisphosphate aldolase: MYLVSTRNMLNKAQRENYAVPAFNIHNLETIQVVMETAAEMASPVILAGTPSTFAYAGSDYLISICQQAAEQYRIPVALHLDHHEDIPDICNKVISGVRSAMIDASHFQFEENIRIVKEVVNFCHHWDCTVEAELGRLGGQEDDLVVDAKDALYTDPDSAAQFIKATGIDSLAVAIGTAHGMYKHEPHLDFNRLAIIRQKTDIPLVLHGASGIPDNDVRRCIDLGICKVNVATELKIAFSNAIKQYFLDNPDASDPRHYLVPGKAAMKAVVADKIRVCKSDGKL, translated from the coding sequence ATGTATCTGGTTTCTACTCGTAATATGCTCAATAAAGCACAGCGTGAAAATTATGCTGTGCCTGCTTTTAATATTCATAATTTGGAAACCATTCAAGTTGTGATGGAAACGGCAGCTGAGATGGCATCACCTGTTATCTTGGCTGGTACACCAAGCACGTTTGCTTATGCAGGTAGTGATTATTTGATCTCTATTTGTCAACAAGCAGCTGAACAATACCGAATTCCTGTTGCACTGCATTTAGATCATCATGAAGATATTCCTGATATTTGCAATAAAGTCATTTCAGGTGTGCGTTCTGCCATGATTGATGCCTCTCATTTTCAGTTTGAAGAAAACATTCGTATCGTCAAAGAAGTGGTTAATTTCTGCCATCATTGGGATTGTACTGTAGAAGCTGAATTGGGTCGTCTGGGTGGACAAGAAGATGATCTCGTTGTTGATGCTAAAGATGCCCTATACACTGATCCTGATTCAGCAGCACAATTTATTAAAGCAACGGGCATTGATTCACTGGCTGTAGCAATCGGCACAGCACATGGTATGTACAAACATGAACCACATCTTGACTTTAATCGCTTAGCGATTATTCGCCAAAAGACCGATATTCCGTTAGTTCTTCATGGTGCATCAGGGATCCCTGATAATGATGTACGCCGTTGTATCGATTTAGGCATTTGCAAAGTTAACGTTGCAACTGAACTTAAAATTGCTTTCTCTAACGCAATTAAGCAGTATTTTTTAGATAACCCTGATGCAAGTGATCCTCGTCATTATCTTGTACCAGGCAAAGCCGCAATGAAAGCCGTAGTTGCAGATAAAATTCGCGTCTGTAAAAGTGATGGGAAACTGTGA
- the agaS gene encoding tagatose-6-phosphate ketose/aldose isomerase: MEYLSYQTAQLEQLNAFWTAKEIEQQPECWKKTWQSVKEKRADIEAFLNKALAVPHARIILTGAGTSAFAGKALAPILSGHTKRRVDAIATTDLVADPQEYLAEDIPTLLISFARSGNSPESVAALDVATECLSQCYHLVLTCNENGKLYEYCQNNRYALALLMPEESNDRSLAMTSSFSSMMMAAVTIFLGDNVFSDSIAPFFSHYKVQFNKANQIIRDKYAGKFKRVIYLGSGGLQGLAQEAALKMLELTAGKVVASFDTPLGFRHGPKSIVNKETLVVMFFSNDPYTRQYETDLLREVIHDNASGKVIAITARNDNAFSPESFVYIPALENCPDVALLFPYLMLAQSFAFHSSIALGNTPDNPSPTGEINRVVQGVTIYPFSHKKDDTQSVLN, translated from the coding sequence ATGGAATATTTAAGTTATCAGACCGCTCAATTAGAGCAACTGAATGCATTTTGGACTGCGAAAGAAATTGAGCAACAACCGGAATGTTGGAAGAAAACATGGCAGTCAGTGAAAGAAAAACGTGCCGATATTGAAGCCTTTTTAAATAAAGCGCTTGCAGTACCTCATGCGCGAATTATTTTAACGGGCGCCGGCACTTCTGCGTTTGCTGGAAAAGCATTAGCCCCTATTTTAAGTGGTCATACAAAACGTCGAGTCGATGCGATTGCAACAACCGATTTAGTGGCTGACCCACAAGAATACTTAGCAGAAGATATCCCAACATTATTGATTTCTTTTGCACGTTCAGGGAATAGCCCTGAAAGTGTGGCAGCGTTAGATGTTGCGACTGAATGCTTATCGCAGTGTTATCACTTAGTACTGACATGTAATGAAAATGGCAAGCTTTATGAGTATTGCCAGAATAACCGCTACGCATTGGCATTACTGATGCCTGAAGAATCAAATGATCGTTCTTTAGCGATGACCTCTAGCTTTTCATCCATGATGATGGCGGCTGTGACTATTTTTTTAGGGGATAACGTCTTTAGTGATTCTATCGCTCCCTTTTTTAGTCACTATAAAGTGCAATTTAATAAAGCAAATCAAATTATTCGGGATAAATACGCAGGTAAATTTAAACGGGTTATTTATCTAGGAAGTGGTGGCTTGCAAGGTTTAGCCCAAGAAGCCGCGTTGAAAATGTTAGAGCTTACAGCGGGTAAAGTGGTTGCAAGCTTTGATACTCCATTAGGCTTTCGACATGGGCCTAAGTCTATCGTAAATAAAGAAACTTTAGTGGTGATGTTTTTCTCTAATGATCCTTATACACGTCAATATGAGACTGACTTATTACGAGAGGTTATTCACGATAATGCATCAGGCAAGGTGATCGCGATCACCGCACGAAATGATAACGCTTTTTCGCCTGAGAGTTTTGTTTATATTCCTGCGTTAGAGAACTGTCCTGATGTGGCGCTATTGTTCCCTTACTTGATGTTGGCGCAATCATTCGCATTTCACAGTTCCATTGCACTAGGGAATACGCCTGATAACCCGTCTCCGACAGGAGAAATCAACCGCGTTGTACAAGGCGTCACAATTTATCCGTTCTCACACAAAAAAGACGACACACAGTCTGTTTTAAATTAA
- the agaR gene encoding aga operon transcriptional repressor (DeoR-family transcriptional regulator) — protein MKAAVERRMEILDMVNLQGKARVEDLAELFKVSSVTIRSDLSFLEKNGYIVRSHGAAIPNTGFIAELSIHEKRGQNAGIKTLIGKAAATLIKDGDTVILDSGTTTREIATHLKSRENVVVMTNGLDVAMELANTSGVEVLMTGGVLRKSALSFSGSQAENSLRNYRFDKVFLGVDGFDLRVGITTHNEQEASLNRLMCDISETIIAVADSTKFSKRSCHMIREFGDIDILVTDSGIPEEYIQELKDHKIEVIIVDDKAS, from the coding sequence GTGAAAGCGGCAGTTGAGAGGCGTATGGAGATCCTCGATATGGTAAACCTGCAAGGTAAAGCCAGAGTCGAAGATCTTGCTGAATTATTTAAAGTCTCAAGTGTCACTATCCGCAGCGATCTAAGTTTTCTTGAGAAAAATGGTTATATCGTTCGCTCTCATGGTGCAGCAATTCCTAATACAGGATTTATTGCCGAATTGAGTATCCACGAAAAACGTGGACAAAATGCGGGCATAAAAACATTAATCGGGAAAGCAGCCGCAACGCTGATAAAGGATGGAGACACCGTCATTCTTGACTCGGGGACAACTACTCGCGAAATCGCGACACATTTAAAGTCGCGCGAAAATGTAGTGGTCATGACTAACGGTCTGGATGTCGCAATGGAGTTAGCAAATACCTCAGGTGTGGAAGTATTAATGACCGGTGGTGTATTGCGAAAAAGTGCGTTGTCTTTTTCAGGCTCACAAGCTGAAAATAGTCTTAGAAATTACCGTTTTGATAAGGTTTTTCTAGGCGTTGATGGATTCGATTTACGTGTTGGTATTACTACACACAATGAACAGGAAGCTAGTCTTAACCGTTTAATGTGTGATATCTCAGAAACGATTATTGCGGTTGCAGATTCTACGAAATTCAGTAAACGCAGCTGTCATATGATCAGAGAATTTGGTGATATCGATATTTTAGTGACCGACTCAGGTATTCCTGAAGAATATATTCAGGAACTGAAAGATCACAAAATCGAAGTAATTATCGTCGACGATAAGGCATCGTAA
- the aslB_2 gene encoding Radical SAM superfamily protein (probable arylsulfatase-activating protein), with amino-acid sequence MTDVFNEWIRQGDIGKIYIRLFDSLLGTWMGYPASTCIQSKTCGQALIIEANGDVYSCDHYVYPANNLGNIHQNSLAHLATSKQQQRFGQNKYDKQTSLCKQCEVQSLCYGGCPKHRIIAIEGEKYRHNYLCRSYKKYFIIRR; translated from the coding sequence ATGACAGACGTATTTAATGAATGGATACGACAAGGCGACATCGGGAAAATATATATTCGCTTATTTGACAGTTTACTAGGCACATGGATGGGCTATCCTGCATCAACCTGTATTCAATCTAAAACCTGTGGCCAAGCATTGATCATTGAAGCCAATGGTGATGTTTATTCTTGTGATCACTATGTCTACCCCGCCAATAATTTAGGCAATATTCATCAAAATAGTCTTGCTCATTTGGCCACATCAAAACAGCAACAGCGCTTTGGCCAAAATAAATATGATAAACAAACGAGCCTTTGTAAGCAGTGTGAAGTACAAAGCTTATGTTATGGCGGTTGCCCTAAACATCGCATTATTGCTATTGAAGGCGAAAAATATCGCCATAACTACCTATGCCGCTCTTATAAAAAATATTTCATCATACGGCGATAG
- a CDS encoding transcriptional regulator, which translates to MINTKVGSRIKMIRRQLKITENEMSERLGISILHYSQLENGHLKITVDQLITISYILGVTPQSIILEAKKTDFIIFEDKESIAQPSEIVIFRKKKII; encoded by the coding sequence ATGATTAACACCAAAGTTGGAAGTAGAATAAAAATGATAAGAAGACAATTGAAGATCACGGAAAATGAGATGTCTGAAAGGTTGGGAATAAGTATATTACATTATTCTCAATTAGAAAATGGACATTTAAAAATAACCGTAGATCAATTGATTACTATTTCTTATATTCTCGGTGTTACACCTCAAAGTATTATTTTAGAGGCTAAAAAAACAGATTTTATAATTTTTGAGGATAAAGAATCGATTGCACAACCCAGTGAGATAGTAATATTTAGAAAGAAAAAAATAATTTGA
- the agaZ gene encoding tagatose 6-phosphate kinase: MHPLEKIVQQHKSGKQNGIYSVCSAHPLVIEAALLQALDNDSFLLIEATSNQVDQFGGYTGMTPADFYQYVIEQAEKVGFPIEKLILGGDHLGPNRWQHLNAKEAMANADVLIAHYVAAGFKKIHLDCSMSCADDPIPLTDEIVASRAARLAVIAENTAKEAFGSSDIVYVVGTEVPVPGGAAEELDTVEVTSPAAARKTLECHRQAFQDAGIGDCWTRVIGLVVQPGVEFDHTGIIDYQTEDAQALSQVVNDYSHLVFEAHSTDYQTKEAYKQLVHDHFAILKVGPALTFAMREGLYALCAIEETLFPQEQCSKLREKMEQLMCREPGFWQKYYHGDERQQAFARVYSFSDRIRYYWPDAEINDAIDTLMDNLSVKPIPLPLLSQYLPYQFTQFREGMIDGTPESFVIAKIRDVLSVYADACYVH; the protein is encoded by the coding sequence ATGCATCCTTTAGAAAAGATCGTTCAGCAACACAAATCAGGCAAACAGAATGGTATTTATTCTGTTTGTTCTGCCCATCCTTTAGTAATAGAAGCAGCTCTATTACAAGCGCTGGATAATGATTCCTTTCTGCTAATTGAAGCCACCTCTAATCAGGTTGATCAGTTTGGTGGTTATACGGGAATGACTCCCGCTGACTTCTACCAATATGTTATTGAACAGGCTGAAAAAGTCGGTTTTCCTATCGAGAAACTTATTCTGGGTGGTGACCATTTAGGGCCTAATCGTTGGCAACATCTTAACGCTAAAGAAGCGATGGCAAATGCGGATGTGCTGATTGCGCATTATGTTGCCGCTGGTTTCAAAAAAATCCACCTTGATTGCAGTATGTCTTGCGCTGACGATCCTATTCCTTTAACTGATGAAATTGTGGCATCTCGTGCAGCACGTTTGGCTGTCATTGCAGAAAACACAGCAAAAGAGGCCTTCGGCTCTAGTGATATTGTTTATGTTGTTGGCACAGAAGTGCCTGTTCCTGGTGGTGCTGCTGAAGAGCTAGATACCGTTGAAGTGACTTCACCTGCTGCTGCGCGTAAAACATTAGAGTGTCATCGCCAAGCTTTTCAAGATGCGGGCATTGGTGATTGTTGGACACGTGTGATTGGTTTAGTGGTTCAACCGGGTGTCGAATTTGATCATACGGGTATTATTGATTATCAGACTGAAGATGCACAAGCATTAAGCCAAGTCGTAAACGATTATTCTCATCTCGTTTTTGAAGCGCACTCAACGGATTACCAAACTAAAGAGGCTTATAAACAATTAGTTCACGATCACTTTGCTATTTTAAAAGTTGGGCCTGCACTCACGTTTGCTATGCGTGAAGGTTTATATGCACTTTGTGCCATTGAAGAAACTTTATTTCCGCAAGAACAGTGCTCAAAATTGCGTGAAAAAATGGAACAACTGATGTGCCGTGAGCCAGGATTTTGGCAAAAATATTATCATGGTGATGAGCGTCAACAAGCTTTTGCCCGAGTGTATAGTTTTAGCGATCGCATTCGCTATTACTGGCCCGATGCTGAAATTAATGACGCTATCGACACGCTAATGGATAACTTATCCGTTAAACCCATTCCACTACCGCTACTGAGCCAATATCTGCCTTATCAATTTACTCAATTTAGAGAAGGCATGATTGACGGAACACCTGAATCGTTTGTTATTGCGAAAATTCGTGATGTGTTATCGGTGTATGCCGATGCGTGCTATGTCCATTAA
- the kdgK gene encoding 2-dehydro-3-deoxygluconokinase: protein MKIKRTVAIIGECMIELSDQPFLPQQQRFGGDTLNTALYLARLIPTLHPHYITGLGTDTYSALMQKAWEEEGINCQSVMTIPEKLPGLYAIEIDACGERSFHYWRSDAAARYIATDSRFTAHLNALPNNSVIYLSGISLAILTQEGKESLLTQLTHLKQRGITLIVDSNYRSRLWDSIPHAQEWFEKLYKLSDIALVTGDDEQILWQHPSLTEQNIAQRLHQWGNQSVIVKLGANGAFWSDGQNTGYISPNPIDSVVDTTAAGDSFNAGFIAAWLQNHSLPTCCIWGNTLAGLVIQHHGAIIPHQVTDSFYTLIKDNHDTVNC from the coding sequence GTGAAAATAAAGAGAACTGTCGCCATTATTGGCGAATGTATGATAGAGCTTAGTGATCAACCTTTTTTACCCCAACAACAGCGTTTTGGTGGTGATACATTAAACACAGCACTGTATTTAGCGCGGCTTATCCCTACATTACATCCGCACTATATAACAGGTTTAGGCACTGATACTTACAGTGCCTTAATGCAAAAAGCATGGGAAGAAGAAGGGATCAACTGCCAATCTGTCATGACTATTCCTGAAAAACTCCCAGGTCTATATGCCATTGAAATTGATGCTTGTGGTGAGCGTAGCTTCCATTATTGGCGTAGTGACGCTGCTGCACGTTATATTGCAACTGATAGTCGCTTTACCGCACATCTCAATGCATTACCGAATAATAGTGTGATTTATCTCAGTGGAATTTCTCTTGCTATTTTAACGCAGGAAGGAAAAGAATCGCTACTCACACAATTAACCCACCTTAAACAGCGCGGGATCACCTTAATTGTGGATTCTAATTATCGATCTCGCTTATGGGATTCAATACCTCATGCGCAAGAATGGTTTGAAAAACTGTATAAGCTTAGCGACATTGCCTTAGTCACGGGTGATGATGAACAAATACTTTGGCAGCACCCCTCTTTAACAGAACAAAACATTGCACAACGCCTACATCAATGGGGTAATCAGAGCGTTATTGTCAAACTGGGGGCCAATGGTGCTTTTTGGTCTGATGGCCAAAATACGGGATATATTTCGCCCAACCCCATTGATTCTGTTGTTGATACTACAGCTGCAGGCGACTCGTTTAATGCAGGCTTTATTGCCGCTTGGCTACAAAATCACAGCTTACCCACCTGTTGTATATGGGGTAATACTTTGGCAGGACTGGTTATTCAACACCATGGTGCCATCATTCCTCATCAAGTTACTGATTCATTCTATACACTCATTAAGGATAACCATGACACAGTCAATTGTTGA
- the eda_1 gene encoding Khg/KdpG aldolase yields MTQSIVDTLSSLKVIPVIQINRAEDAIWLGEILTQNQLPVAEITFRTPVAAKAIKLMHEHFPELILCAGTVLTAQQADIAKEAGASFVISPGYNPSTVDYCLNNGIDIVPGINNPSQIEVALERGLTLLKFFPAEASGGVKMLKALVAPYTQAQFMPTGGISLSNVSDYLAIPQVVACGGSWVATAEMIDKQDKETIANHIQNIHSLLKTNKG; encoded by the coding sequence ATGACACAGTCAATTGTTGATACACTTTCATCACTGAAAGTGATCCCCGTGATCCAAATTAATCGCGCCGAAGATGCAATCTGGCTGGGTGAAATTTTAACCCAAAATCAACTTCCTGTTGCCGAAATTACTTTTCGTACTCCTGTAGCCGCTAAAGCGATTAAGCTAATGCATGAACACTTTCCTGAACTTATATTATGCGCAGGAACTGTATTAACTGCGCAACAAGCAGATATAGCAAAAGAAGCTGGAGCAAGCTTTGTTATATCCCCGGGTTATAACCCAAGTACAGTCGATTATTGTCTGAATAATGGCATTGACATTGTGCCGGGAATTAATAACCCAAGCCAAATCGAAGTTGCCCTTGAAAGAGGCCTCACCTTACTTAAATTCTTTCCAGCAGAAGCCTCTGGCGGTGTAAAAATGCTAAAAGCGCTTGTAGCACCTTACACACAAGCGCAATTTATGCCAACCGGCGGTATTAGCTTAAGTAATGTCAGTGATTATCTTGCTATTCCACAAGTCGTCGCTTGTGGAGGAAGTTGGGTTGCTACAGCAGAGATGATTGATAAACAAGATAAAGAGACCATTGCTAATCATATTCAAAATATCCACTCATTACTAAAAACAAATAAGGGATAA